CTGAAAATCATGGCATATATTCAGGAAAGTGACTAATTTCCCTCCGTTCTCTTTCAGGGTTCAAGATTCCTCATGAGTCATTTTCAGGCCCCTTATGGGGTAGTACTAAGCCAGtacagccgccgccaccaccggctCAAACCTGAAGATGGTTCTCCTTTGATCGTGGCCCAATCAACTAGTTGTTAGCAATGAACAATCATCTTCAGATGGAGTACGTGTAACGTTATATGGCAGGCCACATATTTCTTCAACCAAAACAATCCAAGCCCTGCGTACGCAACAAAGGACATgacctttttttttgcagtatGTCATGATCATGTATACACACTAGCTGCTCCTAATAATATATATGATGGTACTAGCATCTGTACTGTCCCCTCTATCTAAATACATTATTTTGCTAAATTATGTGTGCTGTGTTCATTATTATGTGCTTATGTGGCAGACACAATAGGCAAAACTTTTGAGCTGCCGTGTCTCTTTGACAAAAGTTCAATTGGTTAGCTGAAAAAATGAATTTGGACCCCAGTATGTGTAGGACTAATAGCTGCCGCCACTAGCAGTGCCCAACAAAAAACATGTCTCTCAATAATTCAGAAAGATCCAACCTAAAGATCAAAAGTATTATCCACTAGAGGAGAATGCTGTGTCAGATATAGCGCAAAGTCAACACTGCAAtagaaatgatttattatgctaTGATGAGAAAAAATGACCCCTAAAGAAAGATGCACCACAAATCTCCCTAGATTCTtcttaaaagaaaaagagagtcTTGCTTAACATAACTTGTGAGCCAAGTGCTCATTTAAAACCCTCGCAAAAAAAAGGTGCTCACTTACAACGAtcaactttcaaaaaaaaaaaacattgaagTGGCAAAACTGACCATTTGACCCTTTTCCCTAAATGGAACAGGATTTAACTATATGTACTATCGAGAAGGTAATATAGGACAGAACTTGAGCAAATGTACATGCCTCGATtgtgtttctttctttttactcTCTCCGTCCCAGGATACAAGGCGCACgcataattcaaaattcaaactttaAAAACTTTAATCTACGATTAATCTTGTATAATAAAATTTTTGTCTTAtaagaatcatatcattgtattCATATTTAAAAGTTGTTTCATATAACTATTATTTTGTTGCTATAAACATTATATTATAAGAAATATTAATAGTCAAATATTATTATTGAAGACCGTGCCAAATTTGACCACGCCTTAAAGGAGGTAGTACTTGAGAATGTAAAATAAATGAGCAAGCGTGCAGAAGCTGGTCTACATCTTCTTAGTCTGCCCCTACAGCTCATGAGGGACCAACCAAGCTAACCTAATCCTAACTTTTCTAAACATTGAATGCAATAATTGATGTAAAATCTGTACAGCGTATAATGGACCTACGGCCCATCAGCCCACCGGCAAGCCCATGCAATCGTCGGCGCCTGCCCACTCGTATGCTCCGGCCACCGTCCTCCGTCTCCttcgccgcctcccccgccggagttccgccgctgccgctgcctgcCACCAACTTCACGCTCTCCTCGCCAAGCTCGGCCTCCTCGTCCACCCCACCTTCCTCCCCGCTCTCCTTTCTCACCTCCCGGCTACCTCCCGTTCGTCCCtgtccctcctcctcgccgcgcctgCCAACGTCCTCACGCCATCCCTCTTCTGTCCTGCAAtcgccgccttctcctcctctcccGTCCCGCTCGCTCCTTCTCTTCAACCacgtctcctccctctccctgcccACCCCGCTCCCCGCCTTCCCCGCTCTCCTCAGGTCCTGCGCGCGCGCTTTCATGCTCAGCTCCGGCTCCAGAGCTGCTGCGGTGTTCGCTGCAAAGGGCGCCGAGCTGCATTGCCGCGCACTCAAGTTGGGATACATTGAGGATCGGTACGTCCAAAACGCGTTCGTGTCAATGTACGGCAAATTCCGTCTCCTCGGGGATGCAAGGAAGGTGTTCGATGAGATGCCTGTGAAGAATGCCGTCTCCTGGAACGCACTTGCCGGCGCTCATGGCGTCACCGGGGACTTGCAGGGCGCGGCGCGTGTCTCTCTGGCGACGCCAACAAGGAACATCTCGTGGTGGAACAccgagatcatgaaaaatgtgagGCTTGGGGATATCGCTCAGGCTGCAAGGATTTTCAGGGAGATGCCTGAGAGGGATGCTGTGTCCTGGAACTCCATGATTGGGGGCTATGCAAAGCTCCGGATGTATGACCGGGCATTAGATGTTTTCCGAGAGATGCAGGAGAATGGTGTGGAACCAACAGAGCTGACGGTTGTGTCAGTGCTTGGGGCTTGTGCAGAGATGGGAGAGCTAGAGCTAGGGAGGCAAATCCACAATTTCCTTGAGAGTAAGGGCATTGCAGCCGATGGATATGTTGGCAATGCACTCATCGATATGTATGCGAAATGTGGTGACTTGTAGCTTGCCTGACAGGTCTTCGACAGCATGTCAATCAGGGATCTTACATGCTGGAACGCGATGATTGTTGGGTTGTCAGTCCATGGCCAATCGCTGGATGCCCTGAGGCTGTTTGATTCTATGAAGGTTGAGCCTGACCATATCACCTTTGTTGGTGTTCTGActgcttgcagccgtagtggcCTGGTGTACGAAGACTATAAAATTGTGCCCGGTGTGAAACATTATGGCTGTATGATAGATATGCTCTGCCGCCATGGAAAAGTGCATGAAGCTTATCAAATGATCAAGGATATGCCGATCAAGGCGAATTCCGTGCTTTGGAAGATGGTCATGGCTGCATGCAGAGTGCACGGGCAGTCTGACCTTGGTAGCAAAGCTTTTTGCGAGCTGCGGCAGTTGGTGCCAATCGATGATGGGGATGCTATCACAGTGTCAAATGTTTATGCAGAAGCAGAGCGATGGGATGATGTTGAACATCTGAGAAGGAAGGTGATAGGATGCAATGTGTCAAAGCATGCTGCATGGAGTCAAGTTCATGTAAGATAGCCAGCCAAATTTATTAATAACTGTTGCGCAAACTGCACGGTGTTGTGATCAGATTCAATATAATTGCAGGAGCCTCTTGCATTGGGTTTTGTTGCCGGAAGATTGTAGCTCATCAATTTGTACTGCTACTAGTAAAATGGTAAGAATGGGGCATCTGAATTAATGCTTGACTTCATTCCACCAACGCTCGTCATCAAACAATAGATGGGTGGGCACTAGTACGTACTAGTAGTGTACGcaaaagatggaaaataatgGAGCGAAAGTAACATGGGTCTTGGAAGCATGTGTAGAATGGTATGTTCTGAAAACAAACTCAGAAAGCTGTGATGATACGTACTGGTATCTTCGTTGTTGATGCATCCAATCCGTGTGTATCTTCTTGCATCGATGTGTCTGGCAGGATGCAGATGCGTAGGTACGTGTTTCTCCTCTCACTCCCAactccctatatatataaacCCTCACTCGCAGTCGCAGCACCCCACCACCATTACTGAAAACCACTCCAGCGATCGACTGATCGAGTTGCAGGCAGGCAGTTGCAAATATATATGGCTCGCCCTGCAGTAGTAGGCCAGCAGctggtggcgctgctgctgctgctgctgatggcgGCGCCGTCGGTGACCAACGCCGGCGTGACGTGCGGGCAGGTGCTGAATTACTTGACCCCGTGCATCAGCTACGCCATGGGGCGGGGCAGCGAGCCCCCGGCGGCCTGCTGCTCCGGCGTGAGCAACCTGAACGCGGCCGCCAACAACACCGCCGACCGGCAGGCCACCTGCAAGTGCCTGAAGCAGATCACCAGCACCATGCCGGCGCTCAAGCCCGACATCGTCGCCGGCATCCCCAGCAAGTGCGGCGTCGACATCCCATACCCAATCGCACGCTCAACAGACTGCTCCAAGTAACTATACtactatatattatatataatcATTTTTATCAGTTACCCCCATGCATCCTTGACGATCGATTGGACATTTGCAGGGTGCAGTAATTAATTAAGAAGCAGAAAGTAAGGAGCATGGAGCTAGCAAAATAAAGATCAATCCATCATCGACCTGTGTGTTTGTACATGGTCGATATCTTTGCCTCATCTTACCTACCTGCAGCTACTTGCTGTTGCTATTTGTATGTATATATCGTGAGGGTTACTAATAACAGACCCGATATATGCTATATATAGCATGCAAAGACCATGTACTTCAAACATACCAGCAATCAACCACAGGTCTTCTGAGCAGCAACATATATACATGATTGTttaaacaacaacaaaaaaaaactgttaCATGATTGACATGAACGTAAGCGAAGCTATTTTGTTCCTGAATTAGTTTTGATGGCCTAGTTTAATTTCTTGTCAATGAAGGCCCAATAGTAGAAAAGTTTAATTTCTTGTCAATGAAGGCCCAATAGTAGAAAGCTCGAGGTAAGCAACAACACAGCAAATAAAACCGACCAATCGGAAGCCCATAACTCATCACGTGGTAAGACCAGCCCACCATGGAAAACAGCCCAATTGATGCCTCttgattttttcttaaaaaattgACGCCTCTTGCATAACTAGAGGCAGTTGAGTTGTGTGTAAATAGTGGTCAGGCTGGGCGTTTGGTtctaaccgaaccgatcggttcggtttcTCGATTCTTTTGAAAATTTGGTTCCAAAAAAATAGGAACTGATCGGTTCTTTTTAGATATAGGAACCGATAAATTTCGatttcggttctttcggttcggCTCCGATTCTAACCGAAAGAAGAGTGTTCACAGAATAAAAAATTGGATCTCGGGCAGAGGGAGCCGCTGGCCGCCGCGGgctcgcggcgccggcgagccacgCACGCGCGGGGCCGCGCACCTGCTGGGGCCTAGGATGGCCGCCGCAGCCGTGCAAGCGCGAATCCGCATGCTCCGAGAAAAGGAGGTCGACAGAGGAGATGGCGCCGTTGGCGTTGGGATCTTGGGAGAGGAGGTGGGATCCGCGAGACCTACTACCACGAGCTCCTCCGGGGGCGGCgtgctggggcggcggcggggtggatggGCTGGCGGCGGGGGCGTTGGCGTCGGCAGCGGCCAGCGGGGTGGATGGGCTGGCAGCCAGCCATACGGTCATGTGGGACAGCGGGAGGCGCTgggtcggcggcgggcgccgggggcggggtcggcggcggccaggggcgcCGTGGGCGGGGTcggcgcctcggcggcggccaggggcgccgtgggagggggtggggggcggcggccaagggctgcggcggcgtggggACTGGGGTGGGGGTGGGCTGCGTGGGGAGGAAGGGTTGGCTCGAATGGGTCGGTCATCTATTGGGCTCAATCACTTAATGGGCTGGAATGTATTAATTCGGTTCTTTTTTCGGTTAATCGACTTAAGAACCGAACCGAAGCGAGAACTTCGGTTCCTGAGAACCAAGAACCGAAATGGAACTGAAATTTTCGGTTTCGGTTCGATTCGGCTTCGGTTCTCGGTTTTTTCGGTTTGGTCCTCGGTTTTCGATTTTTCGTGCCCAGGGCGAAATAGTGGGCAGCTGAGTTGTGCCGTAACGGCTCTACCGCCGCAGTAAAATCGAAGCAGTTGCATTTATTTGATTATTGCAGTTGGTCATCTAGCTAGCTGCTATATATGTCTGGCAACTACCTCACCAAATTTTGCTGGCTATATATATCATCAAGATGTGAACGCGTACATGTTTCACATTCAAtgcaaaattaaataaagctatAATTGGTTGCTTTTGCTCAAGAAATTGCAACGATCTCTGGAAGTATGTACGACAAAGAAGGGAGCTAATTATTGCGAGTCGATTACCACCGCAGTAAGTATATACTTTTGTATCGAATATAAAAGTGAAATATCGATAGAGTAATTATTAGTAAACTTGCAACGGGGTGAGGTCGCTGAGCAGCCGGGCGTCGTCGACGGCGGACCGGCAGGCGGCGTGCGCGGTGCGCCTGCCTCAAGAGCATGACGGGGAGGCTGGGCGGCAACATGCGCAACGCCGCCAGCATCCCCAGCAAGTGCGGCGTCAACGTCGGCGTCCCCATCAGCCCAAACGTCGACTGCTCCAACTATACTAACTCATCATTCTTGTACGTACTTATCGTTAACCATGCACTAATTAATTACCCTGCTGTTCTGTGCAGGATTAACTGAGAAGAAGGATGGATGGCTATGATGCCGGCCAATATATATAGCAGAGAGCAGTCGTTTAATTTACTACCTCTCCATTTTACATTTTTACACCACCACCAGCGGCGGATCcaggaggggggctaggggggctcaagcccccctaagAGCCCTATAATTAcacgtaaaacactgtagcaaaagcatcaaatcaccattaaatcttcacacaaatcaacatctctattgtttcagccccccCTTGTCTCtcatcctgcatccgccactgacCACCACCGTACCACCTGTGCACGTCGTCGTCGTGTATGTAACAACAATAATCCTCTCTCTGCTTATGGGTTTGCTGGGTCTCTGTTTTCATGTATGTACTACtaccatgctgctgctgctttgttATAGGCAGGCAGCACTCTGCTGAACCAATAAACTTTTTGTATACATACATGTATATATGCGCCATCTTTTTCAATCCACGCATGCATGTACGCTTTCAGCTTCAGTAATAATTAATTAATGCAATAATACGCGCAACTCTATCATATCGGCCGGATCTGCAAGTGAAGTGCTCGTCTCTACAGGACAATACAATTATTAGATGTGTGCCTCTGTCACTGCCTGCCATGCTATTGCTAGCCATCCTGCTTCAGATTCAGGGAGCCAAGACTAAAACTTTTGTTTTAGTCGGAATCTTTTTGTTTTTATGATGCCATGCCATACTAGCCTTTAGTTTTATGGGCTTTGTTTTCAGTTTCGGCCCAAGCAAGGGATCTAGACGCATGTTGTTGTTCTGTTTCGTTGTTTCGTTATAGGGCTGATTTGTTTTGCTTCTAGGCCTTTGTTGTTTCTTGTGGGAATGTGGTCTGTTTTATTTTCTAATTCGGCCCAGCAGTGATTAATTTATTCCTTCTATTTTATCCTAGGCTTATGAAATAAGCCTAGGATAATTTCACCAAACGCCTCGAGGCTTTTTGTTTCCTTGATAATCCGcttcagagattaaactacgaATCTTCGCTTCTCTCGGCATCGTTTAGATTATAAGCTAAGCGAAAAAAATAGGACCAAAGGATAATTACAGTGTCAAGTATTTTTAGATTTGAATTATCATGATGAAGCAAATATTGATTGATTCACATGTTATATACTCTCTAAATATAGGAAATAGAAGACGTTTAGAACAACCGACCCGGTCTTCAAAGTATAACGTTGACcgcttatttttttaaaaaaatattttgcccAGGCCCAGGCAGACGGACGGTGCTCGATCAGCTAGTAGCCAGCAGGCATGCATGCACCACCGACGATCGTATGTATGGCCAAGATAATGTAGGTTGGCGGACGGTGACCCAAAAGCTAGCAAAGTTGCTGATGGACCCACCCGAGTGGGAGACTCTAGCATGTATTGACCCATGTACTGTACTACGTAGTACTACGTACGAGTGCAGCCGAGATCAGATCAGAGCAGCTCAGGCCCATGCATTTCAATTCttcgttttcttttcttttttgcagaTACATTGCACGCATGCATGTTGTACTAGCTTATTAATTAGCTGGCTGCTGGGGGCCAcgtacatgcatgcatctgTCTGAGCGTCTGGACAGGACACTGCACACGAATTTCAGCAACCGTACCCTACCGTCGTCGGTGTGTGCATCCCTCTGTCTAGAGGAGAGGACCTTCAGATCGCGATCCATACTCCCACTACTCTAGTTCTATCCTTAGCTTAATTTCCAACGCGCgagtaattaataattagctggGAGTACGTGTTTATTTGGATCCACCGACAAATTGCATTGCTAATTATTACATTAATAGACAATGGtacccctatatatat
This genomic interval from Panicum virgatum strain AP13 chromosome 8K, P.virgatum_v5, whole genome shotgun sequence contains the following:
- the LOC120643419 gene encoding non-specific lipid-transfer protein 4-like isoform X2, whose protein sequence is MARPAVVGQQLVALLLLLLMAAPSVTNAGVTCGQVLNYLTPCISYAMGRGSEPPAACCSGVSNLNAAANNTADRQATCKCLKQITSTMPALKPDIVAGIPSKCGVDIPYPIARSTDCSKVQ
- the LOC120643419 gene encoding non-specific lipid-transfer protein 4-like isoform X1, producing the protein MARPAVVGQQLVALLLLLLMAAPSVTNAGVTCGQVLNYLTPCISYAMGRGSEPPAACCSGVSNLNAAANNTADRQATCKCLKQITSTMPALKPDIVAGIPSKCGVDIPYPIARSTDCSKIN